In Anoplopoma fimbria isolate UVic2021 breed Golden Eagle Sablefish chromosome 12, Afim_UVic_2022, whole genome shotgun sequence, one DNA window encodes the following:
- the wdr13 gene encoding WD repeat-containing protein 13: protein MAAVWQQVLAVDARYNAYRTPTFPQFRTQYIRRRSQLLRENAKCGFEAGLRRQYLRLRSQLLALRYGPLSEQSSFRASSVRSSRTTLDRMEDFEEDPRAQGARGHRRSVSRGSYQLQAQMNRAVYDERPPGSLVPTSVAEASRAMAGDTTLSENYAFAGMHHIFDQHVDSAVPRLQFANDDKHLLACCSLDGSLSIMTLSPSPPSVKVTLKGHGGPVTDFAWSLSNDIIVSTSLDGTLRIWNTADGRCIREVRDPESSELLCCTFQPMNNNLTVVGNSKHHLQVVNISTGKKVKGGSSKLTGRVLSLSFDAPGRILWAGDDRGSIFSFLFDMATGKLTKAKRLVVSEGSSICSISARSWISREARDPSLLINACVNKLLLYRVVDNDGTLQLKRSFPIQHGSQHVHSIFCPLMSFRQGACVVTGSEDACVYFFDVERNTKAIVNKLQGHGGPVLDVSFNCDESLLASADSTGMVIIWRREQK, encoded by the exons ATGGCAGCAGTTTGGCAGCAGGTTTTGGCAGTGGACGCAAG GTACAATGCTTACCGCACGCCTACGTTCCCACAGTTCCGAACTCAGTACATCCGCCGACGCAGCCAGCTGCTCAGAGAGAACGCCAAGTGTGGCTTTGAGGCGGGGCTGCGCAGGCAGTACCTGAGGCTGCGCAGTCAGCTGCTGGCCCTGCGCTACGGGCCCCTGTCTGAGCAGAGCAGCTTCAGGGCCAGCAGTGTGCGCAGCTCCCGCACCACACTGGACCGCATGGAG GACTTCGAGGAGGACCCCCGTGCCCAAGGGGCTCGTGGTCACCGCCGGTCCGTCAGCAGAGGCTCCTACCAGCTGCAGGCCCAGATGAACAGAGCCGTTTATGATGAGAG GCCTCCGGGCAGCTTGGTGCCCACCTCAGTGGCCGAGGCCAGTCGTGCCATGGCAGGAGACACAACTTTGAGTGAAAATTATGCCTTTGCTGGCATGCACCACATATTTGACCAACATGTAGACTCAGCTG TCCCACGGTTGCAGTTTGCTAATGATGACAAGCACCTCCTTGCTTGCTGCTCCCTGGATGGCAGCCTCTCCATCATGACATTGTCCCCATCTCCTCCCAGTGTGAAGGTGACCCTGAAAGGTCACGGAGGTCCCGTCACAGACTTTGCTTGGTCTTTGAGCAATGACATCATTGTGTCGACATCACTGGACGGGACTCTGCGTATCTGGAACACGGCGGATGGTCGATGCATCCGAGAGGTCAGAGATCCAGAATCCAGCGAGTTGCTCTGCTGCACCTTCCAGCCCATGAACAACAACCTAACTGTG GTGGGAAACAGCAAGCACCACCTGCAGGTGGTGAACATCTCCACTGGGAAGAAGGTGAAGGGGGGCTCCAGTAAGCTGACAGGCCGCGTGCTGTCTCTGTCCTTTGATGCTCCAGGGAGGATCCTTTGGGCTGGTGATGACAGGGGGAGcattttctccttcctctttgaCATGGCCACAG gGAAGCTGACCAAAGCCAAGCGCCTGGTGGTGAGTGAAGGCAGCTCCATCTGCAGCATATCTGCTCGGTCCTGGATTAGCCGAGAGGCCAGAGACCCCTCCCTGCTGATCAACGCCTGTGTCAATAAGCTGCTGCTGTACAG GGTGGTGGACAACGATGGAACACTACAGCTGAAGAGGAGCTTCCCTATCCAGCATGGTTCTCAGCATGTTCACAGCATCTTCTGCCCCCTCATGTCTTTCAGACAGGGGGCCTGTGTGG TGACTGGCAGCGAGGATGCCTGCGTCTACTTCTTCGACGTCGAACGCAACACCAAGGCGATCGTGAACAAGCTACAGGGTCACGGGGGACCAGTGCTGGACGTCAGCTTCAACTGCGACGAAAGTCTACTGGCATCCGCCGATTCCACCGGCATGGTCATCATCTGGAGGCGGGAGCAAAAGTGA